From a region of the Syngnathus typhle isolate RoL2023-S1 ecotype Sweden linkage group LG12, RoL_Styp_1.0, whole genome shotgun sequence genome:
- the ggt5b gene encoding glutathione hydrolase 5 proenzyme, which translates to MGKSKWCCCLASTLLCIVALVCVCVATLMFTSCSGGFRHAAVAADSLLCSQVGKNMLQQGGSAVDGAIAALLCTAVVYPQSMGLGGGSVVTVRNKTGKVTVYNFRETVPRNFKSNLLDDCTGSKNMAGSQWIGVPGELRGYEALHKRYGKLPWSKLFEEPVRLAREGLQVPPHLGKILAIPNVKRRIEQSSLCEVFCNNNKSVLETGDVIKFPQLAESMETIAKKGADVFYIGEMALDLIHDVKAAGGTLEMEDLRSYQTRVVDPWTVPLGDMLMHIPPPPAGGALLAFILKIMQGFSMTPHSLEGEGKIQFYHHYIEAVKFANGQRRSIRDPFFNSEKSAEHLIDPDFIDHIRTMISSSGTHPPSYYSNVKPPPDHTGTSQVSVLDEDGLAVSATSTINHLFGGGVYSPRTGIILNNELADFCGKVDTLKPGEQPPSSMTPAILESKSGGLLVIGGAGGSMITGAVALSVINHLWLGMSLKEAIDAPIVFVDSKNNVNFPPTFDQSVIDGLKALGHQVGQMQYFFNIVNGVDKEKGCIMAESDARKNGMADGY; encoded by the exons ATGGGCAAATCCAAGTGGTGCTGCTGCCTGGCGAGCACGCTGCTATGCATAGTGGCactcgtgtgcgtgtgcgtggccACTCTGATGTTCACGTCGTGCTCGGGCGGATTCCGGCACGCTGCCGTGGCCGCAGACTCGCTGCTTTGCTCTCAGGTTGGCAA GAACATGCTGCAGCAGGGCGGCTCGGCAGTGGACGGCGCCATCGCGGCCCTCCTGTGCACCGCCGTGGTCTACCCTCAGAGTATGGGACTCGGTGGAGGCTCTGTAGTAACAGTTAGAAATAAAACAG GTAAGGTGACGGTGTACAACTTCCGAGAGACTGTCCCACGCAATTTTAAAAGCAACCTGTTGGATGACTGCACTGGCTCAAAAAATATGGCAG GTAGTCAGTGGATTGGAGTTCCCGGTGAGCTCCGGGGCTACGAGGCCCTTCACAAGCGCTATGGCAAGCTGCCGTGGTCCAAGCTCTTCGAGGAGCCCGTAAGATTGGCCAGAGAGGGCCTCCAGGTGCCTCCTCACCTGGGGAAGATTCTTGCCATACCCAATGTGAAAAGAAGAATAGAACAATCATCCCTCTG TGAAGTtttttgcaacaacaacaagagtGTTCTTGAGACAGGAGACGTAATCAAGTTTCCTCAACTTGCTGAGAGCATGGAGACAATTGCCAAGAAAGGAGCGGATGTTTTCTACATTGGCGAGATGGCCTTGGATTTAATTCACGACGTCAAAGCCGCAG GTGGGACATTAGAAATGGAGGATCTGAGGTCTTACCAGACAAGGGTGGTGGACCCGTGGACAGTTCCTCTGGGGGACATGCTGATGCACATCCCTCCACCGCCTGCTGGGGGCGCCCTGCTTGCCTTTATCCTCAAGATCATGCAAG ggttCTCCATGACACCACATTCCCTGGAAGGGGAAGGAAAAATTCAGTTTTACCACCATTATATAGAGGCCGTCAAATTTGCCAATGGCCAGCGAAGGAGCATTCGTGATCCTTTTTTCAACAGTGAGAAG AGTGCAGAGCATCTGATAGATCCCGACTTTATCGATCATATCAGGACAATGATTTCTTCCAGCGGCACTCACCCGCCGTCGTATTACTCCAACGTCAAGCCGCCGCCCGATCACACGGGAACGTCGCAAGTATCCGTGCTGGATGAAGACGGACTGGCCGTCTCTGCCACCAGCACCATCAACCATCT ATTCGGAGGAGGCGTTTACTCCCCACGTACGGGGATCATCCTTAATAATGAGCTGGCTGACTTCTGCGGGAAAGTAGACACACTGAAGCCTG GTGAGCAGCCTCCCTCCTCAATGACACCAGCAATACTAGAGTCCAAATCTGGGGGGCTTCTTGTGATTGGTGGAGCAGGGGGAAGCATGATCACCGGTGCAGTGGCCTTG TCTGTAATAAATCACCTGTGGCTAGGAATGAGTCTAAAAGAAGCGATCGACGCTCCCATTGTATTTGTGGATTCCAAGAATAATGTCAATTTTCCGCCCACTTTTGACCAG TCTGTAATCGACGGCCTCAAAGCTCTCGGGCATCAAGTTGGACAAATgcagtatttttttaacattgtgAATGGTGTGGATAAGGAGAAAGGATGCATTATGGCCGAATCGGACGCAAGGAAGAACGGGATGGCAGATGGATACTGA